A section of the Neofelis nebulosa isolate mNeoNeb1 chromosome 12, mNeoNeb1.pri, whole genome shotgun sequence genome encodes:
- the AKNA gene encoding microtubule organization protein AKNA isoform X1, producing MASSRTEVCWAEPGLRKGPRRRRWAWAEEKKDADGIRGKEGPFPSATSPELLEDFRLGQPHLQPPEWGPAPQPAEHPASECGESEGEEFEVEDVDSPESSNLPLNWLPEQDPQSAMTEEEPDEALGGPEVEEAGEGSPRLEYETGLSSGGDGNTSPMAVGWGQDTGWVAPGTQASGDKLPEHSEVHPTVDFSSARSWSSGTVSLDHPNDSLDSTWEGETDVPQPTVLEETLPQSSSHHLLNPNPRTGGGVAVATPTEFQDSSVPQSQSLQCPADKWKETTGLSCPQLRDKAWKRTRTSPKPLPSRFTGSISPPNLPRPARQDRVPPRQGATLAGHSSSDASKYGRGQLNYPLPDFSKVRPRVRFPKDESYHPPKARSHSRQSQGPARPLIFKSPAEIVREVLLSSGEACPGKDPPSPHPITRVPQEFQTPEQATKLVHQLQEDYHKLLTKYAEAENTIDQLRLGAKVNLYSDPPQPSHSIHTGTVPRGTKVLSFTIPQPQSVERWSGPAEAPQASGASGWPPAQRDLSPSSSAPEWLPENPGIAQDQPSAERTQELASQASLFLAKVESFAGLMQAGRLTPQDQLKGFQRLKAAHTALEEEYLKACREQQPAQQLAGPQGTPGKFDPGRVLEEEIFQLGIRLEELKDHMDHTQPEPERAGSDSTPDSPPATPSPRQPVHLPSPSGQAPTPATQTLCPQPHATSIGPCPSHVNVELSTASSETEDGPLGLPAPPRHKELPVEQDFHGLLERYLSVKTVPEAMKPEEGEDEDEDKDGQGHSVEVDGPAPPPRKSEATGMPVSQLPAPAERSHRTPLKETVEQMVSVKPAGFHASVARDGYLQDLDKVEAAPPPGPSRPPHPRGTKPLASHQSSLTSLEGSGLSEHLPQKSLRQAGGPHLEEPWMASPETDSGFVGSETSRVSPLTQTPEHRFSHISTAGTLAQPFTASEPRDAVSHPQTRGPPVPRRFVEPSTPRSRAQRRPSGRDSPLRQRAPSFLRERALVAEMAVPGSESEGRQLISEQLTRSTTIRPPPTSASATLPCGPAESTHTLLLTRTGRDQAIRELQEEVSLLRLRLEDSLHQPPQGSLVCPASTFNRPARARARPTDSSATWGSHYGSKSTERLSGEPAGAEQADPAGRRRARSSSVPREVPQLSLSSGSEPTSPQLFSEKSRTSEDSAQAARDGMKRAGGTKRPDRVTFRGQYTGQEYHVPTPKTVPRGGGTISCPHCRPARTQDSGGTVTRDPLGPVLTDTLRCPLCGQVGTPPKTDGPDSATSGTESAAPRRNAHSRSASSPPRRSKQAGSPARPSPGLWYLPAMPPAPAPPAFAYVSSVPIVPYPSAAVYYAPPGPTSASSPQPAAAEWPPTASSRPARGHRHSIQLDLEDLEELNKALNRAVQAAESIRCTTKHMSRSLSADLRQARSLRGSCLF from the exons ATGGCCAGCTCCAGGACGGAGGTGTGCTGGGCCGAGCCGGGCCTGAGGAAGGGGCCCCGGCGGCGACGCTGGGCCTGGGCCGAAGAGAAAAAGGATGCCGATGGGATACGGGGAAAAGAGGGGCCCTTTCCCAGTGCCACCAGCCCTGAGCTCCTGGAGGACTTCCGGCTGGGGCAGCCGCACCTGCAGCCACCAGAGTGGGGCCCGGCCCCGCAGCCTGCTGAGCATCCGGCTTCTGAGTGCGGAGAGTCCGAGGGAGAGG AGTTTGAGGTAGAGGATGTGGACAGCCCAGAAAGTTCCAACTTGCCTCTCAACTGGCTTCCTGAACAGGATCCTCAATCTGCCATGACTGAAGAGGAGCCGGATGAAGCCCTCGGAGGTCCTGAGGTGGAGGAAGCTGGGGAGGGCTCCCCAAGATTGGAGTATGAGACTGGTCTCAGCTCAGGGGGCGATGGAAACACCAGCCCCATGGCTGTGGGGTGGGGTCAGGACACAGGCTGGGTGGCCCCTGGCACACAAGCCAGTGGAGACAAACTTCCAGAACATTCTGAGGTCCACCCAACTGTTGACTTCAGCTCTGCAAGGTCGTGGAGCAGTGGGACTGTGAGCCTTGACCACCCCAATGACAGCCTTGATTCTACCTGGGAAGGAGAAACCGATGTCCCCCAGCCGACTGTCCTGGAGGAAACTTTACCACAGAGCTCCAGCCACCACCTCCTAAACCCAAACCCCAGAACTGGGGGAGGCGTTGCTGTGGCAACCCCCACAGAATTCCAGGACTCCTCGGTACCCCAGAGCCAGAGCCTCCAGTGTCCAGCAGACAAGTGGAAAGAAACTACCGGCCTCTCCTGCCCTCAGCTGAGGGACAAAGCCTGGAAACGGACTCGGACATCACCTAAGCCACTCCCTTCTCGATTCACTGGCTCTATCAGCCCTCCGAATCTGCCTAGGCCAGCTCGGCAAGACAGGGTGCCACCCAGGCAGGGAGCCACTCTGGCTGGCCACTCATCATCTGATGCCTCCAAGTATGGGCGGGGGCAGTTGAACTACCCACTCCCCGATTTCTCCAAGGTGAGACCCCGGGTGAGGTTCCCTAAAGATGAGAGCTACCACCCCCCCAAGGCCAGGAGCCACAGCAGGCAGTCTCAGGGCCCTGCCAGGCCGCTGATCTTCAAATCACCTGCTGAGATTGTGCGGGAGGTACTGTTGAGCAGCGGCGAAGCCTGCCCGGGAAAGGAcccaccttctccccaccccatcacCAGGGTACCCCAAGAATTTCAGACTCCTGAACAAGCCACCAAACTGGTCCACCAGCTCCAG GAGGACTACCACAAGCTACTCACCAAGTACGCAGAGGCAGAAAACACCATCGACCAGCTGCGCCTTGGGGCCAAG GTGAACCTGTACTCGGACCCGCCCCAGCCCAGCCACAGCATCCACACAGGGACGGTGCCCCGGGGGACCAAGGTCTTGTCCTTCACCATCCCACAGCCCCAGTCTGTGGAGCGGTGGTCGGGCCCTGCCGAAGCCCCACAGGCCTCTGGGGCCTCCG GGTGGCCACCAGCTCAAAGAGACCTGAGCCCCTCCTCGTCTGCCCCAGAGTGGCTTCCGGAGAACCCGGGCATCGCCCAGGACCAGCCATCAGCAGAGCGGACCCAGGAGTTGGCTTCTCAGGCCAGCCTGTTCCTGGCCAAG GTGGAATCCTTCGCAGGGCTGATGCAGGCAGGACGGCTGACGCCCCAGGACCAACTCAAG GGCTTCCAGCGGCTAAAGGCCGCCCACACGGCCCTGGAGGAGGAGTACCTGAAGGCCTGCAGGGAGCAACAGCCGGCCCAGCAGCTGGCCGGCCCCCAGGGGACACCCGGCAAATTTGATCCAGGCAG GGTGCTAGAGGAGGAGATATTCCAGCTGGGTATTCGCCTGGAAGAGCTGAAGGACCACATGGACCACACCCAGCCTGAGCCTGAGCGAGCCGGGTCAGACTCCACTCCAGACAGCCCCCCAGCCACGCCTTCTCCACGCCAGCCAGTGCACCTGCCTTCTCCTTCAGGACAAGCCCCCACACCCGCCACCCAGACCCTCTGCCCTCAG CCTCACGCCACCAGCATCGGCCCCTGCCCATCGCATGTGAATGTGGAGCTGAGCACCGCCAGCAGTGAGACGGAGGACGGGCCGCTGGGCCTCCCGGCCCCACCCAGGCATAAGGAGCTGCCGGTGGAGCAGGATTTCCACGGCCTCCTGGAGCG GTACCTCAGCGTGAAGACCGTCCCAGAAGCCATGAAGCCGGAGGAGGGCGAGGACGAGGATGAGGACAAGGACGGGCAAGGGCATTCGGTAGAAGTTGACGGACCAGCTCCACCTCCAAGAAAATCAGAGGCCACCGGGATGCCCGTAAGCCAGCTCCCAGCACCGGCTGAAAGAAGTCACAGGACCCCCCTCAA GGAGACTGTGGAGCAGATGGTGTCTGTAAAGCCAGCAGGCTTCCATGCATCCGTGGCCAGAGATGGCTACCTACAGGACCTGGACAAAGTCGAGGCAGCTCCTCCTCCGGGCCCCAGCAGGCCACCTCACCCTCGGGGCACCAAGCCTTTGGCATCCCACCAGAGCAGTCTGACCAGCTTAGAGGGAAGCGGCCTCTCTGAGCACCTTCCACAGAAGTCTCTGCGCCAAGCTGGTGGGCCCCACCTAGAG GAGCCCTGGATGGCATCCCCGGAGACAGACAGTGGTTTCGTGGGCTCAGAAACCAGTAGAGTGTCACCCCTCACCCAAACGCCAGAGCACCGGTTCTCCCACATCAG CACTGCAGGAACATTGGCCCAGCCCTTCACTGCATCTGAGCCCCGGGATGCAGTTTCCCATCCCCAGACCAGGGGTCCTCCAGTCCCCAGAAGATTCGTGGAGCCCAGCACACCCAGGAGCCGAGCCCAGAGGCGACCCTCCGGCCGGGACAGTCCTCTGCGGCAGAGGGCACCCAGTTTCCTCCGAGAGCGGGCACTGGTGGCCGAGATGG CGGTGCCTGGCTCAGAGTCGGAGGGGCGACAGCTGATTTCTGAGCAGCTCACCCGCAGCACGACAATCCGCCCACCCCCGACCTCGGCTTCTGCCACTCTGCCCTGTGGACCGGCGGAGAGCACCCACACCCTCCTCCTCACCAGGACAGGGCGAGA ccaggccATCCGAGAGCTACAAGAGGAGGTGTCTCTGCTCCGCCTGAGGCTGGAGGACAGCCTGCATCAGCCACCCCAGGGCAGCCTGGTGTGCCCGGCCTCCACCTTCAACCGCCCTgcccgggcccgggcccggccAACGGATTCCTCAGCCACCTGGGGCTCCCACTATGGCAG CAAATCCACAGAGAGACTGTCTGGTGAGCCTGCAGGTGCAGAGCAAGCTGACCCCGCAGGAAGGCGGCGAGCCAGGTCTTCCTCGGTGCCTCGGGAGGTGCCCCAGCTGTCCCTGA GTTCCGGATCCGAGCCCACCTCCCCCCAGCTGTTCTCTGAGAAGAGCCGGACCTCTGAGGACAGTGCGCAGGCAGCTCGGGATGGAATGAAAAGAGCGGGCGGCACCAAGAGGCCAGACAGGGTCACCTTCCGGGGCCAGTACACAG GCCAGGAGTACCACGTTCCCACCCCCAAGACTGTCCCAAGAGGCGGTGGCACAATCTCCTGTCCCCACTGCCGACCCGCTAGGACCCAGGACTCAG GTGGTACTGTCACCAGGGACCCACTGGGACCGGTTCTCACTGATACCCTGCGATGTCCCCTGTGTGGTCAAGTCGGGACCCCCCCAAAGACAGATGGCCCAGACTCAGCCACCTCTG gGACAGAAAGCGCCGCCCCAAGGAGGAATGCACACTCACGCTCAGCCTCCAGCCCCCCACGACGGAGCAAGCAGGCAGGGTCGCCGGCCCGGCCGTCCCCCGGACTGTGGTATCTGCCTGCCATGCCCCCAGCACCGGCCCCTCCCGCCTTTGCCTACGTCTCCTCGGTGCCCATCGTGCCTTACCCGTCGGCCGCTGT GTACTATGCGCCTCCGGGACctacctcagcttcctcaccccAGCCAGCCGCCGCCGAGTGGccccccactgcctcctcccGGCCGGCGCGGGGGCACCGGCACTCCATCCAGCTGGACCTGGAGGACCTGGAGGAGCTCAACAAGGCCCTGAATCGAGCCGTCCAGGCTGCCGAGAGCATCCGCTGCACCACCAAGCACATGAGCCGCTCCCTGTCAGCCGACCTGCGCCAGGCCCGCAGCCTCAGGGGCTCCTGCCTCTTCTGA
- the AKNA gene encoding microtubule organization protein AKNA isoform X2, whose protein sequence is MASSRTEVCWAEPGLRKGPRRRRWAWAEEKKDADGIRGKEGPFPSATSPELLEDFRLGQPHLQPPEWGPAPQPAEHPASECGESEGEEFEVEDVDSPESSNLPLNWLPEQDPQSAMTEEEPDEALGGPEVEEAGEGSPRLEYETGLSSGGDGNTSPMAVGWGQDTGWVAPGTQASGDKLPEHSEVHPTVDFSSARSWSSGTVSLDHPNDSLDSTWEGETDVPQPTVLEETLPQSSSHHLLNPNPRTGGGVAVATPTEFQDSSVPQSQSLQCPADKWKETTGLSCPQLRDKAWKRTRTSPKPLPSRFTGSISPPNLPRPARQDRVPPRQGATLAGHSSSDASKYGRGQLNYPLPDFSKEDYHKLLTKYAEAENTIDQLRLGAKVNLYSDPPQPSHSIHTGTVPRGTKVLSFTIPQPQSVERWSGPAEAPQASGASGWPPAQRDLSPSSSAPEWLPENPGIAQDQPSAERTQELASQASLFLAKVESFAGLMQAGRLTPQDQLKGFQRLKAAHTALEEEYLKACREQQPAQQLAGPQGTPGKFDPGRVLEEEIFQLGIRLEELKDHMDHTQPEPERAGSDSTPDSPPATPSPRQPVHLPSPSGQAPTPATQTLCPQPHATSIGPCPSHVNVELSTASSETEDGPLGLPAPPRHKELPVEQDFHGLLERYLSVKTVPEAMKPEEGEDEDEDKDGQGHSVEVDGPAPPPRKSEATGMPVSQLPAPAERSHRTPLKETVEQMVSVKPAGFHASVARDGYLQDLDKVEAAPPPGPSRPPHPRGTKPLASHQSSLTSLEGSGLSEHLPQKSLRQAGGPHLEEPWMASPETDSGFVGSETSRVSPLTQTPEHRFSHISTAGTLAQPFTASEPRDAVSHPQTRGPPVPRRFVEPSTPRSRAQRRPSGRDSPLRQRAPSFLRERALVAEMAVPGSESEGRQLISEQLTRSTTIRPPPTSASATLPCGPAESTHTLLLTRTGRDQAIRELQEEVSLLRLRLEDSLHQPPQGSLVCPASTFNRPARARARPTDSSATWGSHYGSKSTERLSGEPAGAEQADPAGRRRARSSSVPREVPQLSLSSGSEPTSPQLFSEKSRTSEDSAQAARDGMKRAGGTKRPDRVTFRGQYTGQEYHVPTPKTVPRGGGTISCPHCRPARTQDSGGTVTRDPLGPVLTDTLRCPLCGQVGTPPKTDGPDSATSGTESAAPRRNAHSRSASSPPRRSKQAGSPARPSPGLWYLPAMPPAPAPPAFAYVSSVPIVPYPSAAVYYAPPGPTSASSPQPAAAEWPPTASSRPARGHRHSIQLDLEDLEELNKALNRAVQAAESIRCTTKHMSRSLSADLRQARSLRGSCLF, encoded by the exons ATGGCCAGCTCCAGGACGGAGGTGTGCTGGGCCGAGCCGGGCCTGAGGAAGGGGCCCCGGCGGCGACGCTGGGCCTGGGCCGAAGAGAAAAAGGATGCCGATGGGATACGGGGAAAAGAGGGGCCCTTTCCCAGTGCCACCAGCCCTGAGCTCCTGGAGGACTTCCGGCTGGGGCAGCCGCACCTGCAGCCACCAGAGTGGGGCCCGGCCCCGCAGCCTGCTGAGCATCCGGCTTCTGAGTGCGGAGAGTCCGAGGGAGAGG AGTTTGAGGTAGAGGATGTGGACAGCCCAGAAAGTTCCAACTTGCCTCTCAACTGGCTTCCTGAACAGGATCCTCAATCTGCCATGACTGAAGAGGAGCCGGATGAAGCCCTCGGAGGTCCTGAGGTGGAGGAAGCTGGGGAGGGCTCCCCAAGATTGGAGTATGAGACTGGTCTCAGCTCAGGGGGCGATGGAAACACCAGCCCCATGGCTGTGGGGTGGGGTCAGGACACAGGCTGGGTGGCCCCTGGCACACAAGCCAGTGGAGACAAACTTCCAGAACATTCTGAGGTCCACCCAACTGTTGACTTCAGCTCTGCAAGGTCGTGGAGCAGTGGGACTGTGAGCCTTGACCACCCCAATGACAGCCTTGATTCTACCTGGGAAGGAGAAACCGATGTCCCCCAGCCGACTGTCCTGGAGGAAACTTTACCACAGAGCTCCAGCCACCACCTCCTAAACCCAAACCCCAGAACTGGGGGAGGCGTTGCTGTGGCAACCCCCACAGAATTCCAGGACTCCTCGGTACCCCAGAGCCAGAGCCTCCAGTGTCCAGCAGACAAGTGGAAAGAAACTACCGGCCTCTCCTGCCCTCAGCTGAGGGACAAAGCCTGGAAACGGACTCGGACATCACCTAAGCCACTCCCTTCTCGATTCACTGGCTCTATCAGCCCTCCGAATCTGCCTAGGCCAGCTCGGCAAGACAGGGTGCCACCCAGGCAGGGAGCCACTCTGGCTGGCCACTCATCATCTGATGCCTCCAAGTATGGGCGGGGGCAGTTGAACTACCCACTCCCCGATTTCTCCAAG GAGGACTACCACAAGCTACTCACCAAGTACGCAGAGGCAGAAAACACCATCGACCAGCTGCGCCTTGGGGCCAAG GTGAACCTGTACTCGGACCCGCCCCAGCCCAGCCACAGCATCCACACAGGGACGGTGCCCCGGGGGACCAAGGTCTTGTCCTTCACCATCCCACAGCCCCAGTCTGTGGAGCGGTGGTCGGGCCCTGCCGAAGCCCCACAGGCCTCTGGGGCCTCCG GGTGGCCACCAGCTCAAAGAGACCTGAGCCCCTCCTCGTCTGCCCCAGAGTGGCTTCCGGAGAACCCGGGCATCGCCCAGGACCAGCCATCAGCAGAGCGGACCCAGGAGTTGGCTTCTCAGGCCAGCCTGTTCCTGGCCAAG GTGGAATCCTTCGCAGGGCTGATGCAGGCAGGACGGCTGACGCCCCAGGACCAACTCAAG GGCTTCCAGCGGCTAAAGGCCGCCCACACGGCCCTGGAGGAGGAGTACCTGAAGGCCTGCAGGGAGCAACAGCCGGCCCAGCAGCTGGCCGGCCCCCAGGGGACACCCGGCAAATTTGATCCAGGCAG GGTGCTAGAGGAGGAGATATTCCAGCTGGGTATTCGCCTGGAAGAGCTGAAGGACCACATGGACCACACCCAGCCTGAGCCTGAGCGAGCCGGGTCAGACTCCACTCCAGACAGCCCCCCAGCCACGCCTTCTCCACGCCAGCCAGTGCACCTGCCTTCTCCTTCAGGACAAGCCCCCACACCCGCCACCCAGACCCTCTGCCCTCAG CCTCACGCCACCAGCATCGGCCCCTGCCCATCGCATGTGAATGTGGAGCTGAGCACCGCCAGCAGTGAGACGGAGGACGGGCCGCTGGGCCTCCCGGCCCCACCCAGGCATAAGGAGCTGCCGGTGGAGCAGGATTTCCACGGCCTCCTGGAGCG GTACCTCAGCGTGAAGACCGTCCCAGAAGCCATGAAGCCGGAGGAGGGCGAGGACGAGGATGAGGACAAGGACGGGCAAGGGCATTCGGTAGAAGTTGACGGACCAGCTCCACCTCCAAGAAAATCAGAGGCCACCGGGATGCCCGTAAGCCAGCTCCCAGCACCGGCTGAAAGAAGTCACAGGACCCCCCTCAA GGAGACTGTGGAGCAGATGGTGTCTGTAAAGCCAGCAGGCTTCCATGCATCCGTGGCCAGAGATGGCTACCTACAGGACCTGGACAAAGTCGAGGCAGCTCCTCCTCCGGGCCCCAGCAGGCCACCTCACCCTCGGGGCACCAAGCCTTTGGCATCCCACCAGAGCAGTCTGACCAGCTTAGAGGGAAGCGGCCTCTCTGAGCACCTTCCACAGAAGTCTCTGCGCCAAGCTGGTGGGCCCCACCTAGAG GAGCCCTGGATGGCATCCCCGGAGACAGACAGTGGTTTCGTGGGCTCAGAAACCAGTAGAGTGTCACCCCTCACCCAAACGCCAGAGCACCGGTTCTCCCACATCAG CACTGCAGGAACATTGGCCCAGCCCTTCACTGCATCTGAGCCCCGGGATGCAGTTTCCCATCCCCAGACCAGGGGTCCTCCAGTCCCCAGAAGATTCGTGGAGCCCAGCACACCCAGGAGCCGAGCCCAGAGGCGACCCTCCGGCCGGGACAGTCCTCTGCGGCAGAGGGCACCCAGTTTCCTCCGAGAGCGGGCACTGGTGGCCGAGATGG CGGTGCCTGGCTCAGAGTCGGAGGGGCGACAGCTGATTTCTGAGCAGCTCACCCGCAGCACGACAATCCGCCCACCCCCGACCTCGGCTTCTGCCACTCTGCCCTGTGGACCGGCGGAGAGCACCCACACCCTCCTCCTCACCAGGACAGGGCGAGA ccaggccATCCGAGAGCTACAAGAGGAGGTGTCTCTGCTCCGCCTGAGGCTGGAGGACAGCCTGCATCAGCCACCCCAGGGCAGCCTGGTGTGCCCGGCCTCCACCTTCAACCGCCCTgcccgggcccgggcccggccAACGGATTCCTCAGCCACCTGGGGCTCCCACTATGGCAG CAAATCCACAGAGAGACTGTCTGGTGAGCCTGCAGGTGCAGAGCAAGCTGACCCCGCAGGAAGGCGGCGAGCCAGGTCTTCCTCGGTGCCTCGGGAGGTGCCCCAGCTGTCCCTGA GTTCCGGATCCGAGCCCACCTCCCCCCAGCTGTTCTCTGAGAAGAGCCGGACCTCTGAGGACAGTGCGCAGGCAGCTCGGGATGGAATGAAAAGAGCGGGCGGCACCAAGAGGCCAGACAGGGTCACCTTCCGGGGCCAGTACACAG GCCAGGAGTACCACGTTCCCACCCCCAAGACTGTCCCAAGAGGCGGTGGCACAATCTCCTGTCCCCACTGCCGACCCGCTAGGACCCAGGACTCAG GTGGTACTGTCACCAGGGACCCACTGGGACCGGTTCTCACTGATACCCTGCGATGTCCCCTGTGTGGTCAAGTCGGGACCCCCCCAAAGACAGATGGCCCAGACTCAGCCACCTCTG gGACAGAAAGCGCCGCCCCAAGGAGGAATGCACACTCACGCTCAGCCTCCAGCCCCCCACGACGGAGCAAGCAGGCAGGGTCGCCGGCCCGGCCGTCCCCCGGACTGTGGTATCTGCCTGCCATGCCCCCAGCACCGGCCCCTCCCGCCTTTGCCTACGTCTCCTCGGTGCCCATCGTGCCTTACCCGTCGGCCGCTGT GTACTATGCGCCTCCGGGACctacctcagcttcctcaccccAGCCAGCCGCCGCCGAGTGGccccccactgcctcctcccGGCCGGCGCGGGGGCACCGGCACTCCATCCAGCTGGACCTGGAGGACCTGGAGGAGCTCAACAAGGCCCTGAATCGAGCCGTCCAGGCTGCCGAGAGCATCCGCTGCACCACCAAGCACATGAGCCGCTCCCTGTCAGCCGACCTGCGCCAGGCCCGCAGCCTCAGGGGCTCCTGCCTCTTCTGA